A portion of the Zootoca vivipara chromosome 6, rZooViv1.1, whole genome shotgun sequence genome contains these proteins:
- the SLC35E2B gene encoding solute carrier family 35 member E2B, producing the protein MASLASVQNLENADGVAAASSLLEEKSKSKGFFQLGSFFHSRNEKFVIARSDSVPEENVLKITITETTVIESDLGIWNSHALIYLTLWFFFSFCTLFLNKYILSLLEGEPSMLGAVQMLSTTFIGCVKMFVPCFLYQHKTRLSYPPNFLMIMLFVGLMRFATVVLGLVSLKNVAVSFAETVKSSAPIFTVIMSRMILGEYTGLLVNLSLLPVMGGLALCTATELSFNVLGFSAALSTNIMDCLQNVFSKKLLSGDKYRFSAPELQFYTSAAAVIMLIPAWIFFMDVPVIGKSGKSFQYNQDVVVLLLIDGVLFHLQSVTAYALMGKISPVTFSVASTVKHALSIWLSIIVFGNKITSLSAIGTVLVMVGVLLYNKAKQHQQETIQSLAAASPPQGSQSLNEDTEPLIPKDLKPYE; encoded by the exons ATGGCCTCCCTCGCAAGCGTCCAGAATTTGGAGAATGCTGACGGTGTCGCCGCTGCTTCTTCTCTCCTGGAGGAGAAGTCCAAAAGCAAAGGGTTTTTCCAGCTCGGCTCCTTCTTCCATTCCCGGAACGAGAAGTTTGTCATCGCCAGGAGCGACAGCGTCCCGGAGGAGAACGTGTTGAAGATCACCATCACTGAAACCACTGTCATTGAGTCGGACCTGGGCATCTGGAACTCCCATGCACTCATCTACCTCACCTTGTGGTTTTTCTTCAGCTTTTGCACACTTTTTCTTAACAAGTACATCCTTTCGCTGCTGGAAGGGGAGCCGAGCATGCTGG GCGCCGTTCAGATGTTGTCTACCACTTTCATCGGCTGTGTCAAAATGTTCGTCCCTTGCTTCCTCTACCAGCACAAGACTCGCCTCTCATACCCTCCCAACTTCCTCATGATCATGTTGTTTGTCGGGCTGATGAG GTTTGCAACTGTGGTCTTGGGCCTAGTCAGTCTGAAGAACGTAGCTGTCTCCTTTGCTGAGACAGTGAAAAGCTCCGCCCCCATTTTTACCGTCATCATGTCCCGCATGATTTTAGGAGAGTACACAG GATTGCTCGTAAACCTGTCTCTTCTCCCCGTCATGGGAGGGCTCGCTTTGTGCACTGCGACAGAGCTGAGCTTCAACGTCCTAGGCTTCTCGGCAGCTTTGTCTACAAACATCATGGACTg CTTGCAGAACGTTTTCTCCAAAAAACTGCTCAGCGGAGACAAGTATCGCTTCTC CGCTCCCGAGCTTCAGTTCTACACCAGTGCAGCCGCAGTGATCATGTTGATTCCAGCTTGGATCTTTTTCATG gATGTGCCAGTAATTGGGAAAAGCGGGAAGAGCTTCCAGTACAACCAGGACGTCGTCGTGCTCCTTCTGATAGACGGAGTGCTGTTTCATCTCCAAAGTGTTACAGCCTATGCCTTGATGGGAAAGATTTCCCCTGTGACTTTCAG CGTTGCCAGCACGGTGAAGCACGCCCTGTCCATATGGCTAAGCATCATCGTGTTTGGCAACAAGATCACCAGCCTCTCGGCCATCGGGACTGTCCTGGTGATGGTTGGGGTTCTGCTCTATAACAAGGCCAAGCAGCACCAGCAAGAGACCATTCAGAGCctggcagcagcctctcctccccaAGGGTCCCAGAGCCTGAATGAAGACACCGAACCACTGATTCCCAAGGACTTGAAGCCCTACGAATGA